Proteins from one Hyperolius riggenbachi isolate aHypRig1 chromosome 2, aHypRig1.pri, whole genome shotgun sequence genomic window:
- the HTR1F gene encoding 5-hydroxytryptamine receptor 1F: protein MDLLNTTEYNCTSGQLTKGITSRILVSLSLSILTLMTTAINSLVIAAIIVTRKLHHPANYLICSLAVTDFLVAVLVMPFSIMYIVKETWVMGQAVCDIWLSVDITCCTCSILHLAAIALDRYRAITDAVEYARKRTPQHAAFMIAVVWILSIFISMPILFWRHQTHNRDDECMIKHDHVAFTIYSTFGAFYIPLVLILILYYKIYKAAKSLYQKRNITRSEREQNGQVLLEACGKSSTLCIAEKSFSDHSMDFDKIHITIRNPLGEMKPEKGLRRQKISSNRERKAATTLGLILGAFVICWLPFFVKELIANLCDACFVSDDMNNFLTWLGYLNSLINPLIYTIFNEDFKKAFQKLIRCRYYL, encoded by the coding sequence ATGGATCTTCTAAACACAACAGAATATAATTGCACTTCAGGGCAACTCACAAAAGGGATCACAAGCAGAATTCTTGTTTCACTGTCGCTATCTATCTTGACGTTGATGACAACCGCAATAAACTCTCTGGTAATTGCTGCAATAATCGTGACACGGAAACTTCATCACCCTGCCAACTATCTGATATGTTCCCTCGCAGTCACCGATTTCCTGGTTGCCGTCCTGGTGATGCCTTTCAGCATTATGTACATTGTGAAGGAGACCTGGGTCATGGGTCAAGCCGTGTGTGACATCTGGCTGAGTGTAGACATTACGTGTTGCACATGTTCAATACTGCATCTCGCAGCAATTGCACTGGATCGCTACAGAGCTATTACCGACGCTGTGGAGTACGCCCGCAAACGGACTCCGCAGCATGCTGCCTTTATGATTGCTGTAGTGTGGATTTTATCAATATTCATATCTATGCCAATTTTGTTTTGGCGGCACCAAACACACAACCGTGATGATGAATGCATGATTAAGCACGATCACGTCGCTTTTACGATTTATTCTACATTCGGAGCCTTTTATATCCCCTTGGTGTTGATACTTATACTCTATTACAAAATTTACAAAGCTGCAAAATCGTTGTATCAGAAAAGGAATATTACTCGAAGTGAGAGAGAACAAAATGGGCAAGTCCTCCTGGAGGCCTGTGGGAAAAGTTCTACCTTGTGCATAGCGGAGAAATCTTTCTCGGACCATTCGATGGATTTTGATAAGATCCACATCACGATAAGGAATCCGCTAGGTGAAATGAAGCCTGAGAAAGGTTTAAGGAGACAAAAGATATCCAGTAATAGAGAACGCAAAGCAGCCACCACTTTAGGCTTGATTTTGGGGGCTTTTGTAATTTGCTGGCTTCCGTTCTTCGTCAAGGAATTAATTGCTAACTTGTGTGATGCATGCTTTGTGTCTGACGATATGAACAACTTTCTCACCTGGCTTGGATACCTCAATTCCTTAATCAACCCCCTGATTTATACCATCTTCAATGAAGACTTTAAAAAAGCATTCCAGAAACTAATACGCTGTAGATACTACCTATGA